From one Neovison vison isolate M4711 chromosome 1, ASM_NN_V1, whole genome shotgun sequence genomic stretch:
- the LOC122914185 gene encoding histone H4: protein MSGRGKGGKGLGKGGAKRHRKVLRDNIQGITKPAIRRLARRGGVKRISGLIYEETRGVLKVFLENVIRDAVTYTEHAKRKTVTAMDVVYALKRQGRTLYGFGG from the coding sequence ATGTCTGGTCGTGGCAAGGGAGGGAAAGGCCTGGGCAAGGGGGGCGCCAAGCGCCACCGCAAGGTGCTGCGCGACAACATCCAGGGCATCACCAAGCCCGCCATCCGGCGGCTGGCCCGGCGCGGCGGCGTCAAGCGCATCTCCGGCCTCATTTACGAGGAGACCCGCGGGGTGCTCAAGGTGTTCCTGGAGAACGTGATCCGCGACGCCGTCACCTACACGGAGCACGCCAAGCGCAAGACGGTCACGGCCATGGACGTGGTCTACGCGCTCAAGCGCCAGGGCCGCACCCTCTATGGCTTCGGGGGCTGA
- the LOC122914162 gene encoding histone H4 — translation MSGRGKGGKGLGKGGAKRHRKVLRDNIQGITKPAIRRLARRGGVKRISGLIYEETRGVLKVFLENVIRDAVTYTEHAKRKTVTAMDVVYALKRQGRTLYGFGG, via the coding sequence ATGTCTGGTCGCGGCAAGGGCGGGAAGGGCCTGGGCAAAGGAGGCGCCAAGCGCCACCGCAAGGTGCTGCGCGACAACATCCAGGGCATCACCAAGCCCGCCATCCGGCGGCTGGCCCGGCGCGGCGGCGTCAAGCGCATCTCCGGCCTCATCTACGAGGAGACCCGCGGGGTGCTCAAGGTGTTCCTGGAGAACGTGATCCGCGACGCCGTCACCTACACGGAGCACGCCAAGCGCAAGACGGTCACGGCCATGGACGTGGTCTACGCGCTCAAGCGCCAGGGCCGCACCCTCTACGGCTTCGGGGGCTGA
- the LOC122914118 gene encoding histone H2B type 1-C/E/F/G/I produces MPEPAKSAPAPKKGSKKAVTKAQKKDGKKRKRSRKESYSVYVYKVLKQVHPDTGISSKAMGIMNSFVNDIFERIAGEASRLAHYNKRSTITSREIQTAVRLLLPGELAKHAVSEGTKAVTKYTSSK; encoded by the coding sequence ATGCCTGAACCCGCCAAGTCCGCTCCGGCCCCGAAGAAGGGCTCCAAGAAGGCGGTGACCAAGGCGCAGAAGAAGGACGGCAAGAAGCGCAAACGCAGCCGCAAGGAGAGCTACTCGGTGTACGTGTACAAGGTGCTGAAGCAGGTGCACCCCGACACCGGCATCTCGTCCAAAGCCATGGGCATCATGAACTCGTTCGTCAACGACATCTTCGAGCGCATCGCGGGCGAGGCGTCCCGCCTGGCGCACTACAACAAGCGCTCGACCATCACGTCCAGGGAGATCCAGACTGCCGTGCGCCTGCTGCTGCCCGGGGAGTTGGCCAAGCACGCCGTGTCCGAGGGCACCAAGGCCGTCACCAAGTACACCAGCTCCAAGTAA
- the LOC122913882 gene encoding histone H2A type 1-B, with translation MSGRGKQGGKARAKAKTRSSRAGLQFPVGRVHRLLRKGNYSERVGAGAPVYLAAVLEYLTAEILELAGNAARDNKKTRIIPRHLQLAIRNDEELNKLLGRVTIAQGGVLPNIQAVLLPKKTESHHKAKGK, from the coding sequence ATGTCCGGACGCGGGAAGCAGGGCGGGAAGGCGCGCGCCAAGGCCAAGACGCGCTCGTCGCGGGCGGGTCTGCAGTTCCCGGTGGGCCGCGTGCACCGCCTGCTCCGCAAGGGCAACTACTCGGAGCGCGTCGGGGCCGGCGCGCCCGTGTACCTGGCGGCCGTGCTCGAGTACCTGACGGCCGAGATCCTGGAGCTGGCGGGCAACGCGGCGCGCGACAACAAGAAGACGCGCATCATCCCGCGCCACCTGCAGCTGGCCATCCGCAACGACGAGGAGCTCAACAAGCTGCTGGGCCGCGTCACCATCGCGCAGGGCGGCGTGCTGCCCAACATCCAGGCTGTGCTGCTGCCCAAGAAGACCGAGAGCCACCACAAGGCCAAGGGCAAGTAG